Proteins encoded within one genomic window of Acomys russatus chromosome 5, mAcoRus1.1, whole genome shotgun sequence:
- the LOC127189908 gene encoding prisilkin-39-like, translating into MVVTVYGGYSGYSGYGGYSGYSGYGGYGGYSGYGGYGGYSGYSGYSGYSGYGGYSGYGGYSGYGGYGGYSGYGGYGGYSGYGGYSGYGGYGGYGGYSGYSGYSGYGGYGGYGGYSGYSGYGAGERATQQE; encoded by the coding sequence ATGGTGGTTACAGTGTATGGTGGTTACAGTGGTTACAGTGGTTATGGTGGTTACAGTGGTTACAGTGGTTATGGTGGTTACGGTGGTTACAGTGGTTACGGTGGTTACGGTGGTTACAGTGGTTACAGTGGTTACAGTGGTTACAGTGGTTATGGTGGTTACAGTGGTTACGGTGGTTACAGTGGTTATGGTGGTTACGGTGGTTACAGTGGTTATGGTGGTTACGGTGGTTACAGTGGTTACGGTGGTTACAGTGGTTATGGTGGTTACGGTGGTTACGGTGGTTACAGTGGTTACAGTGGTTACAGTGGTTATGGTGGTTACGGTGGTTACGGTGGTTACAGTGGTTACAGTGGTTATGGTGCAGGAGAGAGGGCAACCCAGCAGGAATGA